A single Nerophis ophidion isolate RoL-2023_Sa linkage group LG26, RoL_Noph_v1.0, whole genome shotgun sequence DNA region contains:
- the LOC133543466 gene encoding receptor expression-enhancing protein 6-like isoform X1: MGLLTFLCSLKERAENFLNEKNVVTDFLGKLEEKTGIKKKILAAGAVSATGLYLVYGYGASLVCNLIGFVYPAYFSVKAIESPSKEDDTKWLTYWVVYGVFSLGEFFSDIFLYWFPFYYAFKCLFLLWCMAPMSWNGSRVIYDRVVRPIFLRHEATVDNMVSDLSGKAMNAAENLTREVLSTLMKNKALVTPAAPPETKSLPSPSGEGSTSGINPSQSSEARQVRESSTGQRLGVLRRCHQLTCTPAPRPQPFLG, translated from the exons ATGGGCCTGCTCACCTTCCTCTGCTCGCTCAAGGAGCGAGCAGAGAACTTCCTCAACGAGAAGAACGTGGTCACAGACTTCCTGGGGAAGTTGGAAGAGAAGACTGGCATCAAGAAGAAGATCCTTGCCGCGG GTGCTGTGTCAGCGACGGGACTCTACCTGGTCTACGGCTACGGCGCCTCGCTGGTCTGCAACCTGATTGGTTTTGTGTACCCGGCGTACTTCTC agtcAAAGCCATCGAGAGTCCCAGCAAAGAAGATGACACAAAATGGTTGACCTACTGGGTGGTGTATGGCGTCTTCAGCCTGGGAGAGTTCTTCTCCGACATCTTCCTCTACTGGTTCCCTTTTTACTACGCCTTCAAG TGTCTCTTCCTGTTGTGGTGCATGGCTCCCATGTCCTGGAACGGATCGCGGGTCATCTACGACCGCGTGGTCCGGCCCATCTTCCTGCGCCACGAGGCCACCGTGGACAACATGGTCAGTGATCTGAGTGGCAAGGCCATGAATGCTGCGGAAAACCTCACCAGAGAAG tTCTGTCCACGCTGATGAAGAATAAAGCTCTGGTGACCCCGGCCGCTCCGCCCGAAACCAAAAGTTTGCCGAGTCCGTCCGGGGAAGGTTCTACCAGCGGAATAAATCCATCGCAGTCCAGCGAGGCGCGACAGGTACGTGAGTCCAGCACAGGTCAAAGGTTAGGAGTCCTAAGAAGGTGTCATCAATTAACATGCACACCCGCTCCCCGACCTCAGCCTTTCCTGGGCTAA
- the LOC133543466 gene encoding receptor expression-enhancing protein 6-like isoform X2: MGLLTFLCSLKERAENFLNEKNVVTDFLGKLEEKTGIKKKILAAGAVSATGLYLVYGYGASLVCNLIGFVYPAYFSVKAIESPSKEDDTKWLTYWVVYGVFSLGEFFSDIFLYWFPFYYAFKCLFLLWCMAPMSWNGSRVIYDRVVRPIFLRHEATVDNMVSDLSGKAMNAAENLTREVLSTLMKNKALVTPAAPPETKSLPSPSGEGSTSGINPSQSSEARQPFLG, from the exons ATGGGCCTGCTCACCTTCCTCTGCTCGCTCAAGGAGCGAGCAGAGAACTTCCTCAACGAGAAGAACGTGGTCACAGACTTCCTGGGGAAGTTGGAAGAGAAGACTGGCATCAAGAAGAAGATCCTTGCCGCGG GTGCTGTGTCAGCGACGGGACTCTACCTGGTCTACGGCTACGGCGCCTCGCTGGTCTGCAACCTGATTGGTTTTGTGTACCCGGCGTACTTCTC agtcAAAGCCATCGAGAGTCCCAGCAAAGAAGATGACACAAAATGGTTGACCTACTGGGTGGTGTATGGCGTCTTCAGCCTGGGAGAGTTCTTCTCCGACATCTTCCTCTACTGGTTCCCTTTTTACTACGCCTTCAAG TGTCTCTTCCTGTTGTGGTGCATGGCTCCCATGTCCTGGAACGGATCGCGGGTCATCTACGACCGCGTGGTCCGGCCCATCTTCCTGCGCCACGAGGCCACCGTGGACAACATGGTCAGTGATCTGAGTGGCAAGGCCATGAATGCTGCGGAAAACCTCACCAGAGAAG tTCTGTCCACGCTGATGAAGAATAAAGCTCTGGTGACCCCGGCCGCTCCGCCCGAAACCAAAAGTTTGCCGAGTCCGTCCGGGGAAGGTTCTACCAGCGGAATAAATCCATCGCAGTCCAGCGAGGCGCGACAG CCTTTCCTGGGCTAA